One region of Arcobacter sp. CECT 8983 genomic DNA includes:
- the gltB gene encoding glutamate synthase large subunit, whose protein sequence is MGCNLDLLTSFKDNCGFGLMADLKSRPSHENLEDAITSLERMMHRGAVAADGKTGDGSGLLLSMPNKFMRKIASEHGIDLPEKYAVAMIFAKDLEDIETFKEHCEENDLKILLTREVPVDTDALGEQALESLPHIIQVFVGPNALMTSKRFDAMLYLTRKECEHKLVDKKDFYIPTFSSKVIAYKGLVMPTHIKKFYIDLRDEDFQISFSLFHQRFSTNTLPQWRLAQPFRTIAHNGEINSVEANRVNVQIKSENLKSEVFTDEELKRILPILQVSGSDSASLDNMFEFLVVNGVDFFKAARSLVPAPWQNAPHMDSDLRAFYEYTSTVMEAWDGPAAVSLTDGRHIGCLIDRNGLRPSKYVITKNHKIYITSEYGTIDIDEDNISERGRLQSGQMIGLDLKHGKVLKEEDINDYLKSSQNYVKWLNNDMEYLQEYIDESFVDTDDYEMDDLEKKQKYFNITYEVLDQMIDPMAKDGKEPVGSMGDDTPLACFSTVNRNFTDFFRQKFAQVTNPPIDPYREKIVMSLETGFGHIHNILDEKAEDAKRLKVASPILMKEKFDVLNSFGNPTSPRFDEYYKNQVFSTTFESDLKASLKELANKVEKAVREDNVSVVILSDKDIDENKKLIPMAMAVGFVNESLIKKGIRHKVSIVAVSGEVYDPHMSAVMIAYGASAIYPYMMYASVVELHKTKVSSKYEMQRLLKNTQKALNAGLLKIMSKMGICTIASYRNSRLFDIIGLSDEIINDCFEGSHSDLAGLTYEDIEKRIEKLHFNAFFDNKHIFPLDLGGFYKYINDGEYHDYGPATTRAMHNKQAKDKEDISDFKKLKELVETRDKKFIRDFFEFNSDKKAIDISEVESVEDIFKRFATAAMSCGSISPEAHEAMAMAMNTIGGMSNSGEGGEDQSRFNTLRNSKIKQVASGRFGVTPGYLRSAEEIQIKVAQGAKPGEGGQLPGHKVTPLIASLRHTVEGVTLISPPPHHDIYSIEDLAQLIFDLKQINPEAKITVKLVSTIGVGTIAAGVAKAYADRIVISGADGGTGAAPLTSIKHTGNPWEMGLAEAHNALKANHLRESVHVQTDGGLKTGLDVVKAAMLGAESYAFGTAALTLLGCKILRICHTNKCSVGVATQDEDLRDHFTGTVERLISYFTFIAEDVREILASLGYKTLEEVVGRSDLLKVIDDEFAQKFDFQNVLRKIEGIDTCQKESNVPFDKNKFEKELLKKVHKTIEQPTTPIKVKETITNLNRSFGTLISGEIAKYYGDEGLPDGSINIFLKGIAGQSFGALLSKGMNLYLEGAANDYVGKGMNGGKIIINTPHQGPEFAGAGNTCLYGATGGKLYVRAAAGERFAVRNSGCISVVEGTGDNACEYMTGGIVVILGNTGINFGAGMTGGLSFVYDPEKLFVDKMNQELIEAVRIDTDDTERERLFLKRLLMDYLNETESERAEMILENFRAEIRNFWMVKPKNMTVLPLNPEEGD, encoded by the coding sequence ATGGGATGTAATTTAGACTTACTTACTTCTTTTAAAGACAATTGTGGTTTTGGTTTGATGGCTGATTTAAAAAGCAGACCAAGTCACGAGAATTTAGAAGATGCTATTACTTCGCTTGAGCGAATGATGCACAGAGGTGCAGTGGCAGCAGATGGTAAAACTGGAGATGGTTCAGGGTTACTATTATCAATGCCAAATAAATTTATGAGAAAAATAGCTAGTGAACATGGAATTGATTTACCAGAAAAATATGCAGTAGCTATGATATTTGCAAAAGATTTAGAAGATATCGAAACTTTCAAAGAACATTGTGAAGAGAATGATTTAAAAATTCTTTTAACAAGGGAAGTTCCAGTAGACACTGATGCATTAGGAGAACAGGCATTAGAAAGTTTACCTCACATTATTCAAGTATTTGTTGGACCAAATGCACTTATGACATCAAAGAGATTTGATGCGATGTTATATTTAACAAGAAAAGAATGTGAACACAAATTAGTAGATAAAAAAGATTTTTATATTCCAACATTTTCATCTAAAGTAATCGCGTACAAAGGGCTTGTAATGCCTACGCACATAAAAAAGTTTTATATTGATTTAAGGGATGAGGATTTTCAAATTTCTTTCTCTTTATTTCACCAAAGGTTTTCAACGAACACTTTACCTCAATGGAGATTAGCACAACCATTTAGAACAATTGCTCACAATGGAGAGATTAACTCTGTTGAAGCAAATAGAGTTAATGTTCAAATAAAATCTGAAAACCTAAAATCTGAAGTTTTTACAGATGAAGAATTAAAAAGAATTTTACCAATTTTACAAGTATCAGGTTCAGATTCGGCGTCATTAGACAATATGTTTGAGTTTTTAGTTGTAAATGGTGTTGATTTTTTCAAAGCAGCAAGAAGTTTAGTTCCTGCGCCTTGGCAAAATGCTCCACATATGGATTCTGATTTAAGAGCATTTTATGAATATACTTCAACAGTAATGGAAGCGTGGGATGGTCCTGCAGCTGTTTCACTTACTGATGGAAGACATATTGGATGTTTAATTGATAGAAATGGTTTAAGACCTTCTAAATATGTTATTACTAAAAATCATAAAATATATATTACATCTGAGTATGGAACAATTGATATTGATGAAGATAATATTAGTGAAAGAGGAAGATTACAATCAGGACAGATGATTGGACTTGACCTTAAGCACGGAAAAGTTTTAAAAGAAGAAGATATCAATGATTATTTAAAATCATCACAAAACTATGTTAAATGGTTAAATAATGACATGGAGTACTTACAAGAGTATATCGATGAATCATTTGTTGATACTGATGATTATGAAATGGATGATTTAGAAAAAAAGCAAAAATACTTTAATATTACATATGAAGTACTAGATCAAATGATTGATCCTATGGCAAAAGATGGAAAAGAGCCTGTTGGTTCGATGGGTGATGATACTCCTTTAGCATGTTTTTCTACTGTAAATAGAAATTTTACTGACTTTTTTAGACAAAAATTTGCACAGGTAACAAACCCTCCAATTGACCCATATAGAGAAAAAATCGTAATGTCTTTAGAGACTGGTTTTGGTCATATCCATAATATCTTAGATGAAAAAGCAGAAGATGCAAAAAGATTAAAAGTAGCATCTCCTATTTTGATGAAAGAAAAGTTTGATGTATTAAACTCTTTTGGTAACCCAACGTCTCCAAGATTTGATGAATATTATAAAAATCAGGTTTTCTCAACTACTTTTGAATCTGATTTAAAAGCATCTTTAAAAGAGCTTGCAAATAAAGTTGAGAAAGCAGTTAGAGAAGATAATGTTTCTGTTGTTATTCTTTCTGATAAAGATATTGACGAAAATAAAAAATTAATTCCTATGGCTATGGCAGTTGGTTTTGTAAATGAGTCATTAATTAAAAAAGGTATTAGACATAAAGTTTCAATTGTAGCTGTTTCTGGTGAAGTTTATGATCCACATATGTCAGCAGTTATGATTGCATATGGTGCAAGCGCAATTTATCCATATATGATGTATGCTTCTGTTGTAGAGTTACATAAAACAAAAGTATCTTCAAAATATGAGATGCAAAGATTACTTAAAAATACTCAAAAAGCATTAAATGCAGGACTTCTTAAAATCATGTCTAAAATGGGTATTTGTACAATTGCTTCTTATAGAAACTCAAGATTATTTGATATTATTGGTTTAAGTGATGAAATCATTAATGACTGTTTTGAAGGTTCACATTCGGACTTAGCAGGTCTTACTTATGAAGATATTGAAAAAAGAATTGAGAAGTTACATTTTAATGCATTCTTCGATAATAAGCATATTTTCCCTCTTGATTTAGGTGGTTTTTACAAATATATAAATGATGGTGAATACCATGATTATGGTCCAGCTACAACAAGAGCAATGCATAATAAACAAGCAAAAGATAAGGAAGATATTTCTGATTTTAAAAAGCTTAAAGAGCTTGTTGAAACAAGAGATAAAAAGTTTATTAGAGACTTCTTTGAATTTAATTCTGATAAAAAAGCTATTGATATATCAGAAGTTGAATCAGTAGAAGATATTTTCAAAAGATTTGCAACGGCGGCGATGTCTTGTGGTTCTATTTCTCCAGAAGCTCATGAAGCAATGGCAATGGCTATGAATACTATTGGTGGTATGTCAAACTCTGGTGAAGGTGGAGAAGATCAATCTAGATTTAATACACTTAGAAACTCTAAAATTAAACAAGTTGCTTCTGGTAGATTTGGTGTTACTCCAGGATATTTAAGAAGTGCTGAAGAAATTCAAATTAAAGTTGCACAAGGTGCAAAACCAGGTGAAGGTGGTCAATTACCAGGACATAAAGTAACTCCACTTATTGCTTCACTTAGACATACAGTTGAAGGTGTTACTCTTATTTCACCTCCACCACATCACGATATTTATTCTATTGAGGACTTAGCTCAGTTAATTTTTGATTTAAAACAAATTAACCCAGAAGCAAAAATCACTGTTAAATTAGTATCAACAATTGGTGTTGGAACTATTGCAGCTGGTGTTGCAAAAGCTTATGCAGATAGAATTGTTATCTCAGGTGCTGATGGTGGTACAGGAGCTGCTCCTCTTACATCAATTAAGCATACAGGTAATCCTTGGGAAATGGGTCTTGCAGAAGCACATAATGCTTTAAAAGCAAACCACTTAAGAGAATCTGTACATGTACAAACAGATGGGGGATTAAAAACTGGTCTTGATGTAGTAAAAGCTGCAATGCTTGGTGCTGAATCTTATGCATTTGGTACAGCTGCACTTACACTTCTTGGGTGTAAAATTTTAAGAATTTGTCATACAAATAAATGTTCTGTGGGTGTTGCAACTCAAGACGAAGATTTAAGAGATCACTTTACTGGAACAGTTGAAAGACTAATTTCTTACTTTACATTTATTGCAGAAGATGTTAGAGAAATCCTTGCTTCTTTAGGTTATAAAACATTAGAAGAAGTAGTTGGTAGATCTGATTTATTAAAAGTTATTGATGATGAATTTGCACAAAAATTTGATTTCCAAAATGTTCTTAGAAAAATTGAAGGAATAGATACTTGTCAAAAAGAATCAAATGTTCCTTTTGATAAGAATAAATTTGAAAAAGAGTTACTTAAAAAAGTGCATAAAACAATTGAGCAACCAACTACTCCAATTAAAGTTAAAGAGACTATTACTAACTTAAATAGATCATTTGGTACTTTAATTTCTGGTGAAATTGCTAAGTATTACGGGGATGAAGGTTTACCTGATGGTTCTATTAATATCTTCTTAAAAGGTATTGCTGGTCAATCATTTGGAGCACTTTTATCAAAAGGAATGAACCTATACTTAGAAGGTGCAGCTAATGATTATGTTGGTAAGGGAATGAATGGTGGTAAAATCATTATAAATACTCCTCATCAAGGTCCAGAGTTTGCAGGTGCTGGTAATACTTGTCTTTATGGTGCAACAGGTGGTAAGCTTTATGTTAGAGCTGCTGCTGGTGAAAGATTTGCCGTTAGAAACTCAGGTTGTATATCAGTAGTTGAAGGAACTGGAGATAACGCTTGTGAATATATGACAGGTGGTATTGTAGTAATCTTAGGTAATACAGGTATTAACTTTGGTGCTGGTATGACAGGTGGTTTATCTTTTGTTTATGACCCAGAAAAATTATTTGTAGATAAAATGAATCAAGAACTAATAGAAGCAGTTAGAATTGATACAGATGATACAGAAAGAGAAAGACTTTTCTTAAAAAGATTATTAATGGATTATTTAAATGAGACTGAGTCTGAAAGAGCTGAGATGATTTTAGAAAACTTCAGAGCTGAAATTAGAAACTTCTGGATGGTTAAACCTAAAAATATGACAGTGTTACCTCTAAATCCTGAGGAGGGAGATTAA
- a CDS encoding TRAP transporter substrate-binding protein: MTKTMKGIVSSVAVASLLLFTGCGDNKEETKTAEAKPAAEKFVLKFSHVVSPNTPKGKAADYFEKRLEELSDGRIDVQVYPSSQLYKDNAVLKALKLDSVQMAAPSFSKFGKIVPQLALFDLPFLFKDVDHLHRVQDGEVGQKLKDMVTDKGYVALSFWDNGFKQLSSSTKPLILPEDAEGQKFRIMSSKVLEAQFHAVGANPQMMPFSEVYSGLQQGVIDAAENPISNIYTKKFHEVQKYLTISDHGYLGYLVVMSQKFWNSLPADLQEDVKQAMQEATEKEREFAAQLNDDQFELIKEYAEKTGKLEIIHLTEEQKDAWRNAVSKIYPEFYDENSIGEDLIKGALATE; the protein is encoded by the coding sequence ATGACTAAAACAATGAAAGGGATAGTATCAAGTGTTGCAGTTGCATCACTATTATTATTCACAGGTTGTGGGGACAACAAAGAGGAGACTAAAACTGCTGAAGCTAAGCCTGCTGCTGAAAAATTTGTGCTTAAATTCTCACACGTTGTAAGTCCTAATACACCTAAGGGAAAAGCTGCTGATTACTTTGAAAAAAGACTTGAAGAATTATCTGATGGTAGAATTGACGTTCAAGTTTACCCATCTTCTCAGTTATATAAAGACAATGCTGTTTTAAAAGCATTAAAATTAGATTCTGTTCAAATGGCTGCACCGTCATTTTCTAAGTTTGGTAAAATTGTACCTCAATTAGCTTTATTTGATTTACCATTTTTATTCAAAGATGTTGATCACTTACATAGAGTTCAAGATGGTGAAGTTGGTCAAAAACTAAAAGATATGGTTACTGATAAAGGTTATGTTGCATTATCTTTCTGGGATAATGGTTTCAAACAATTATCTTCTTCTACTAAACCTCTAATTTTACCTGAAGATGCTGAAGGTCAAAAATTTAGAATTATGTCTTCTAAAGTTTTAGAAGCTCAATTCCATGCTGTTGGTGCTAATCCACAAATGATGCCTTTCTCTGAGGTTTATTCTGGATTACAACAAGGTGTTATTGATGCAGCTGAAAACCCAATTTCTAACATTTATACTAAAAAATTCCATGAAGTTCAAAAATACTTAACTATTTCTGACCACGGTTACTTAGGTTATTTAGTTGTTATGTCTCAAAAATTCTGGAACTCTTTACCAGCTGATTTACAAGAAGATGTAAAACAAGCTATGCAAGAAGCTACTGAAAAAGAAAGAGAGTTTGCTGCACAGTTAAATGACGATCAATTCGAATTAATCAAAGAGTATGCTGAAAAAACTGGTAAATTAGAAATTATTCACTTAACAGAAGAGCAAAAAGATGCTTGGAGAAATGCTGTTAGTAAAATTTACCCTGAGTTCTATGATGAAAATAGTATCGGTGAAGACCTTATCAAAGGTGCTTTAGCAACGGAGTAA
- a CDS encoding inositol monophosphatase family protein, whose amino-acid sequence MFDYNSFTNAVINANKELYGYINTHMTQADLEESSLIGYGGDKTLNIDIIAENIFIKYLSSFGDIYSEEAGNVSNNSNIKIIIDPLDGSHNFASGLEYYGTSVAVKQDDEYIAGYVCNLCTAVLIYRENEDINKINILTEQFLSSYENSNPNISIFERAYAYPKVTQKLKENSIKYRSPGAAALSLVNARNYKFVLFAGKLREFDIAASLYINKDLEVFKNDEFLIISKNYSNLVLIKEIIKVF is encoded by the coding sequence ATGTTTGACTATAACTCATTCACAAATGCAGTTATAAATGCAAATAAAGAGTTATATGGGTATATAAATACTCATATGACTCAAGCTGACCTAGAAGAGTCTTCTTTGATTGGATACGGAGGAGATAAAACTCTAAATATTGATATCATTGCTGAAAATATTTTTATAAAATACCTTTCTTCTTTTGGAGATATTTATTCTGAAGAAGCAGGTAATGTATCAAATAACTCAAATATAAAAATCATAATTGACCCTTTAGATGGGAGTCATAACTTTGCATCAGGATTAGAGTACTACGGTACTTCTGTAGCAGTTAAACAAGATGATGAATATATTGCTGGATATGTATGTAATTTATGTACTGCAGTTTTAATTTATAGAGAGAATGAAGATATAAATAAAATAAATATTTTGACAGAACAATTTTTAAGTTCATATGAAAATAGTAATCCGAATATATCAATATTTGAAAGAGCTTATGCTTATCCAAAAGTAACTCAAAAACTAAAAGAAAATTCTATTAAATATCGAAGTCCAGGGGCTGCTGCACTATCTCTTGTAAATGCAAGAAATTATAAATTTGTACTTTTTGCAGGTAAATTAAGAGAGTTTGATATTGCTGCTTCATTGTATATAAATAAGGACTTAGAAGTCTTCAAAAATGATGAATTCTTAATTATCTCTAAAAACTATAGCAATTTAGTACTAATTAAAGAAATAATTAAAGTTTTTTAG
- a CDS encoding YfhL family 4Fe-4S dicluster ferredoxin encodes MSLIITDDCIACDACREECPNYAIEEGDPIYVIDPDRCTECVGHFEEPACIEVCPVDCIIVDPDNQETMEELQFKYEQLQEEEA; translated from the coding sequence ATGTCATTAATTATAACAGATGATTGTATCGCATGTGATGCATGTAGAGAAGAATGTCCAAACTATGCGATTGAAGAGGGTGATCCAATATACGTTATTGATCCAGATAGATGTACTGAGTGTGTAGGTCACTTTGAGGAACCAGCATGTATTGAAGTATGTCCAGTTGATTGTATCATTGTAGATCCAGATAATCAAGAAACAATGGAAGAATTACAATTTAAATACGAGCAGCTTCAAGAAGAAGAAGCGTAA
- a CDS encoding glutamate synthase subunit beta, with the protein MLNFTKFERISPEKRDVLQRLKDYNEVYQVFGKHRAREQADRCMQCGDPYCHTGCPLGNYIPAWLKQTSEKNMQLAFALSNETSPFPEILGRICPQDVLCEGACSLNTGHGAISIGAIETHVSERAFENGMKPTFTDKKVDKKVAIVGSGPSGISAATFLLRKGFEVEMFEREDRAGGLLMYGIPGFKLDKSTVERRMNWLIEAGMKLHLNCEIGKDKSAKELEEEFDAIYLAVGAKKGRFAGVEGENASNVHLAMEFLTGVQKRNLGNTDIEFIDVQDKNVVVIGGGDTAMDCVRTSVREKARSVKCLYRRDEANMPGSKKEVVNAKEEGVEYQFNVSPKSIVIDNNIATGVELLTTSMSEPDESGRQRVVINEGSEYIEEADVVIMALGFSPEVPEFFKELNVETNSWGAVETNNYVTSNKKVYAGGDCQRGAHLAVTAALDGREAAKEIVKALS; encoded by the coding sequence ATGTTAAACTTTACTAAATTTGAAAGAATTAGTCCTGAAAAAAGAGACGTATTACAAAGATTAAAAGATTATAATGAAGTTTATCAAGTTTTTGGTAAGCATAGAGCAAGAGAACAAGCAGATAGATGTATGCAGTGTGGTGATCCATATTGTCATACAGGATGTCCTCTAGGAAACTATATTCCTGCATGGTTAAAGCAAACTTCTGAAAAGAATATGCAATTAGCATTTGCTTTATCAAATGAAACATCTCCTTTCCCTGAAATTTTAGGAAGAATTTGTCCTCAAGATGTACTTTGTGAAGGTGCATGTTCACTAAACACTGGACATGGAGCTATTTCAATTGGTGCAATTGAAACTCATGTTAGTGAAAGAGCATTTGAAAATGGAATGAAACCAACTTTTACTGATAAAAAAGTTGATAAAAAAGTTGCAATTGTTGGTTCAGGACCATCTGGAATTTCAGCAGCTACATTCTTACTTAGAAAAGGTTTCGAAGTAGAAATGTTTGAAAGAGAAGACAGAGCTGGTGGACTTTTAATGTATGGTATTCCAGGATTTAAACTTGATAAATCTACAGTTGAAAGAAGAATGAACTGGTTAATTGAAGCTGGTATGAAACTTCATTTAAATTGTGAAATCGGTAAAGATAAGTCTGCAAAAGAGCTTGAAGAAGAGTTTGACGCAATTTATTTAGCAGTTGGAGCTAAAAAAGGAAGATTTGCTGGTGTTGAAGGTGAAAATGCTTCAAATGTACACTTAGCAATGGAGTTCTTAACAGGAGTTCAAAAAAGAAATCTTGGAAATACAGATATTGAATTTATTGATGTACAAGATAAAAATGTAGTTGTAATTGGTGGTGGAGATACTGCTATGGACTGCGTTAGAACATCTGTAAGAGAAAAAGCAAGATCTGTTAAATGTCTTTATAGAAGAGATGAAGCAAATATGCCAGGAAGTAAAAAAGAAGTTGTTAATGCAAAAGAAGAGGGTGTTGAATATCAATTTAATGTAAGTCCTAAATCTATTGTAATTGATAACAATATTGCAACTGGTGTTGAGTTATTAACTACTTCTATGAGTGAACCAGACGAATCAGGAAGACAAAGAGTTGTTATTAATGAAGGCAGCGAATATATAGAAGAAGCAGATGTTGTAATTATGGCATTAGGTTTCTCTCCAGAGGTTCCAGAATTCTTTAAAGAGTTAAATGTTGAAACAAACTCTTGGGGAGCGGTTGAAACAAACAACTATGTAACTTCAAACAAAAAAGTTTATGCTGGTGGAGATTGCCAAAGAGGTGCTCACTTAGCTGTAACTGCTGCATTAGATGGTAGAGAAGCAGCAAAAGAGATAGTGAAAGCTTTATCATAG